A window of Mycolicibacterium madagascariense genomic DNA:
TCGAGCCGGCTGCGGTTGCGGTTCTCCTCGATCAGGTCCTCGTACGGAAACGCCTGCTGCGGATAGTGATAGCGCCAGGTGTTCCAGGCGTGGCTGGGCACCGCGTCGCGGAACCACCAGTACTCCTTGACGTCCTCGCCGTGGTTGCCCTCGTGGCCGGTCAGGCCAAATGCCCGTTCCTTGAGGATCGGATCGCGTCCGTTCCACAGCGCCAGGGCCAGGCACAGCCGCTGCTCGACGTCGCACCAGCCGGCCAGTCCGTCCTCACCCCAGCGGTAGGCGCGTGACCGCGCGTGGTCGTGCGGCAGGTAGTTCCAGGCGTCGCCGTCGGCGCTGTAGTCCTCGCGGACCGTGCCCCACTGGCGTTCGCTGAGGTAAGGGCCCCAGAGATACCAGTCGCTGGCTCGCCGCAGCCCGAGGTCGAGCCTGCCGAACCCGTCGATGCGCTGCCGTTCTGCACCATGGCCGCTGACCGCCATGCACACCTCCTGCGGGACGCGGCCAGCCTAGTGCTCGCACAACTCGCCCGCTGAGACTGCGGGGAGATCGCGATTCGACCCCGATTCGCGATCTCCCCGCAGCCTCAGCGGGGGTGGGCGTGCTCAGTGCCGGCGCTCGGCCAACGCGCGCAGGAAGAAGGTCAGGTTGGCGGGCCGCTCGGCGATGCGGCGCACGAAGTACCCGTACCACTGGGTGCCGAAGGGCACGTACACCCGGACGTGGTTGCCCCCGTCGGCGAGCCTGCGCTGCTCCCCATCGCGGATGCCGTAGAGCATCTGGTACTCGAAATCGTCGACGCTCCTGCGGTGTTCGGCCGCCATGGCGGGGACGGCCGCGATGACGGCCGGATCGTGCGAGGCGACCATCGGGTAGCCGTCGCCTGCCATCAGCACGCGCAGGCAGCGCAGGTAGGACGCGGTGACCTCGTCGGCGTCGCGGTAGGCCACCGAGGCGGGCTCGTCATAGGCGCCCTTGCACAGGCGGATTCGCGCTCCCGCGAGGTCCGCGCAGTCACCCTCGGTGCGCTTGAGGTAGGCCTGCAGAACCGTGCCCAGCCACGGGAAGTCGACCCGCAGGTCGGTCACGATCGACAGCGTCGAGTCGGTGGTCGTGTGGTCCTCGGCGTCGATCGTCACCCACGCGCCGAGGTCGCGGGCGTGCGAGCAGATGGCGTGGGCGTTCTCGGTGGCGATCTTGTCGCCGTCGCGCGGCAGCGCCTGGCCGAGTGCCGACAACTTCAGCGACACCTCCAGCGGTCGGGGACCATCGCCGCGCTCGCCCCGTTCACCGAGCGCGTCGAGGAGGCCGCGGTAGGCCCGCACGGTGGACTCGGCCGCCTCGGCGTCGCCGACGTCCTCGCCGAGGTAGTCGATCGAGACGTAGCGCCGCGAATCACGAAGGGCCGCAACGGACGTCAGCGCGTCCTCGACGGTCTCCCCAGGCACGAAGCGGTGGACCACCTCGCGGGTGACGGGCAGTCGCTCGGCCGTGCGGCGCAGGCCGTCGGACCGTGCGGCGGCCAGGATGGTCGGCCGGGCGAACCGCTGGAACATGCTCATGACGTTCCCTCCATGTGGGGATACTCGTGGTGGACGGGCGGGACGAACGTCTCCTTGATGGACCGAGCCGACGTCCACCGCAGCAGGTTCATCGGCGAGCCCGCCTTGTCGTTGGTCCCCGACGCGCGCGAGCCGCCGAAGGGCTGCTGCCCGACCACGGCGCCGGTGGGCTTGTCGTTGACGTAGAAGTTGCCCGCGGCGTGGCGCAACCGGTCGGCGGCGGTCTGCACCGCGGCGCGGTCGTCGGCGATGACGGCGCCGGTCAGTGCGTACGTCGACCCCGCGTCGATCACGTCGAGCACGTCGTCGTAGCGGTCGTCGTCATAAACGTGCAGCGCCAGGATCGGACCGAAGTACTCCTCGCGGAAGGCCTCGTCGGCCGGGTCGTCGGACAGCAGCACGGTCGGACGCACGAAATACCCTTCCGCATCGTCGTATTCACCGCCGACGGCGACCGTCACCCCCGGCGCGCCCTTGGCGCGTTCGATGGCCGCGACGTTCTTGGCGAAGGCGCGGTCGTCGATGAGCGCCCCGCCGAACTGGGTCAGGTCCGCGACGTCGCCGTAGGCGAGTTCGGCGGTGGCGCCGAGGAAGTCGTCGCCCATCTGCTGCCACACCGACCGCGGCACGAAGGCCCGCGAGGCCGCCGAGCACTTCTGGCCCTGATAGTCGAACGCGCCGCGAATCAAGGCGGTGCGCAACACGTCTGGCCGCGCCGAGGCATGTGCGACGACGAAGTCCTTGCCGCCGGTCTCGCCGACGAGCCGGGGGTAGGTGTGATAGCGCTCGATGTTCGTGCCGACCTCGCGCCACAGGTGCTGGAACGTGGCGGTCGAGCCGGTGAAGTGGATGCCCGCCAGCCGCGGGTCGGTCAGCGCGACGTCGGACACCGCGTACCCGTCGCCCGTGACGAGGTTGATCACCCCGGGCGGCAGTCCCGCCGCCTCGAGCAGCTGCATGGTCAGATAGGCCGAGAGCGATTGCGTCACAGAGGGTTTCCACACGACGGTGTTGCCCATCAGCGCGGGGGCGGTCGGCAGGTTGCCCGCGATGGCGGTGAAGTTGAACGGGGTGATGGCGTAGACGAAGCCCTCCAGCGGGCGGTAATCGGTGCGGTTCCACACCCCGCGCGTGCTCGTCGGCTGCTGCGCCATCAGCTGCCGGGCGAAGGC
This region includes:
- a CDS encoding proline dehydrogenase family protein, whose amino-acid sequence is MSMFQRFARPTILAAARSDGLRRTAERLPVTREVVHRFVPGETVEDALTSVAALRDSRRYVSIDYLGEDVGDAEAAESTVRAYRGLLDALGERGERGDGPRPLEVSLKLSALGQALPRDGDKIATENAHAICSHARDLGAWVTIDAEDHTTTDSTLSIVTDLRVDFPWLGTVLQAYLKRTEGDCADLAGARIRLCKGAYDEPASVAYRDADEVTASYLRCLRVLMAGDGYPMVASHDPAVIAAVPAMAAEHRRSVDDFEYQMLYGIRDGEQRRLADGGNHVRVYVPFGTQWYGYFVRRIAERPANLTFFLRALAERRH
- the pruA gene encoding L-glutamate gamma-semialdehyde dehydrogenase, whose translation is MTFAAITDVPPPSNEPVRDYAPGSPERAGLVAAVAALDAADPIDLPHVIAGRHVMGDGARIDVVQPHRHRAVLGTLTNAGHAEATAAVDAALDAKHAWAALPFDERAAVFLRAADLLTGPWRNRLAAATMLGQSKTVYQAEIDSSCELADFWRFNVAFARQLMAQQPTSTRGVWNRTDYRPLEGFVYAITPFNFTAIAGNLPTAPALMGNTVVWKPSVTQSLSAYLTMQLLEAAGLPPGVINLVTGDGYAVSDVALTDPRLAGIHFTGSTATFQHLWREVGTNIERYHTYPRLVGETGGKDFVVAHASARPDVLRTALIRGAFDYQGQKCSAASRAFVPRSVWQQMGDDFLGATAELAYGDVADLTQFGGALIDDRAFAKNVAAIERAKGAPGVTVAVGGEYDDAEGYFVRPTVLLSDDPADEAFREEYFGPILALHVYDDDRYDDVLDVIDAGSTYALTGAVIADDRAAVQTAADRLRHAAGNFYVNDKPTGAVVGQQPFGGSRASGTNDKAGSPMNLLRWTSARSIKETFVPPVHHEYPHMEGTS